One Opitutaceae bacterium DNA segment encodes these proteins:
- a CDS encoding D-tyrosyl-tRNA(Tyr) deacylase translates to MRAVVQRVSSARVCVDGRTVGEIPGTGLLILLGVGPRDTEADGDWLARKIASLRVFSDPAGQMNLSVVDVDGGLLVVSQFTLFASTRKGTRPSFNNAASPDLGRRLYDRFIEQLSGAAGRPVARGEFGAHMDVSLVNDGPVTLWIDTERKD, encoded by the coding sequence ATGCGAGCCGTCGTGCAGCGCGTCTCCTCCGCCCGTGTGTGCGTCGACGGACGCACGGTTGGGGAAATCCCCGGCACCGGACTCCTCATCCTTCTGGGCGTCGGGCCGCGGGACACGGAGGCCGATGGCGACTGGCTCGCCCGAAAGATCGCATCGCTGCGGGTTTTTTCCGATCCGGCCGGCCAGATGAACCTGTCCGTCGTCGACGTGGATGGCGGCCTGCTGGTGGTCAGTCAGTTCACGCTCTTCGCCAGCACCCGCAAGGGCACGCGACCTTCGTTCAACAACGCCGCATCGCCGGATCTCGGCCGGAGGCTCTACGATAGGTTCATCGAACAACTCTCCGGGGCCGCCGGCCGGCCGGTGGCTCGCGGAGAATTCGGCGCGCACATGGACGTGTCCCTGGTGAACGACGGCCCGGTCACGCTCTGGATCGACACGGAGCGCAAGGATTAG
- a CDS encoding threonine synthase, which yields MRYLSTRGQTPRLGFSDAVATGLAPDGGLFLPETLPQFTAENLKEWARLDYASLCFEFLRHFATDIPEATLRSLVGRSYSGFSHADIAPLVRLNENLFVLELFHGPTLAFKDFALQLLGNLYEQQCRDRGQSINVLGATSGDTGSAAIHGLLGKPGTAIFILYPEGRTSPLQERQMACTGAANVHAIAIKGTFDDAQSIVKELLGDQEFRMRHRLSAVNSINLARILAQCVYYLYAWLRLPARAQAEAEFVVPTGNFGNVLAGWMLQKMGVPLRGFRVATNQNDILYQLFTTGDYHVTDVRPSLAPSMDIQVSSNFERFLYFQVGRDPARVREIMREFKNTGRHRFDNFDRDTFTASRCTDAEIAGIVSDVYRKFNYIVDPHTACGFKDLAADRPSVVLSTASPAKFPETIRAAIGIEPTHPSLEELKSRPLVRTLLQADAGKVRELIDRHAV from the coding sequence ATGCGCTACCTATCGACACGCGGACAGACTCCTCGCCTGGGCTTCAGCGATGCCGTGGCCACGGGGCTCGCCCCCGATGGCGGTCTCTTTCTTCCCGAAACGCTGCCGCAATTCACGGCTGAAAACCTGAAGGAATGGGCGCGACTCGACTACGCATCGCTCTGCTTCGAGTTCCTCCGGCATTTCGCCACGGACATTCCCGAGGCGACACTCCGCTCTCTCGTCGGGCGCAGCTACTCCGGATTTTCACACGCGGACATTGCCCCGCTTGTGCGCCTGAACGAAAACCTGTTCGTCCTCGAGCTGTTTCACGGCCCCACCCTCGCATTCAAGGATTTCGCGCTGCAGTTGCTGGGAAACCTCTACGAGCAGCAGTGCCGTGACCGCGGCCAGAGCATCAATGTCCTCGGAGCAACCTCGGGCGACACCGGTTCCGCGGCGATTCACGGCCTGCTCGGAAAACCCGGCACCGCCATATTCATTCTCTACCCCGAGGGCCGCACCTCACCGCTTCAGGAGCGCCAGATGGCCTGCACCGGCGCGGCAAATGTTCACGCAATCGCGATCAAGGGGACCTTCGACGACGCCCAGTCCATCGTCAAGGAGCTGCTGGGGGACCAGGAGTTTCGGATGCGCCACCGGCTCTCGGCGGTCAATTCGATCAACCTGGCCCGCATACTCGCCCAATGTGTTTACTATCTTTACGCCTGGCTCCGGCTGCCGGCCCGAGCGCAGGCGGAGGCAGAGTTTGTCGTGCCAACGGGTAATTTCGGGAACGTGCTCGCAGGCTGGATGCTTCAAAAGATGGGCGTGCCGCTTCGCGGATTCCGGGTGGCCACGAATCAAAACGACATCCTCTACCAGCTCTTCACCACCGGGGATTATCACGTCACCGATGTCCGCCCGAGCCTCGCCCCGTCGATGGACATCCAGGTATCGTCGAATTTCGAGCGCTTCCTCTATTTCCAGGTCGGCCGCGATCCCGCCCGTGTTCGCGAAATCATGCGGGAATTCAAGAACACGGGGCGCCACCGCTTCGACAACTTTGACCGCGACACGTTCACAGCCTCCCGCTGCACCGATGCGGAGATTGCGGGAATTGTGTCCGACGTGTATCGAAAGTTCAACTACATCGTCGATCCGCACACCGCCTGCGGCTTCAAGGACCTCGCCGCGGACCGCCCCAGTGTCGTTCTTTCGACCGCGAGCCCGGCGAAGTTTCCGGAGACGATCCGCGCCGCAATCGGTATCGAGCCCACGCATCCGAGCCTGGAGGAGCTGAAGTCGCGTCCCCTTGTCAGGACCCTGCTGCAGGCCGACGCGGGCAAGGTCCGGGAACTCATTGACCGGCACGCCGTCTAG
- a CDS encoding aspartate kinase — MARIVQKYGGTSVGDVERIKKVAERVKASRDEGNQLVVVVSARAGVTNELIARAKALTPVPADRELDQLLAVGEQETIALTAIALHGVGVDAVSYTGAQAGIFTDKVHTKAKIRTINPQSVEKDLKAGRVVIVAGFQGINDDGQVTTLGRGGSDLTAIALAAALKADKCEIYTDVDGVYTADPRVVKTARKLDEISYDEMLELASSGSKVMQSRSVEFAKKYGVVFEVRSSFNHNPGTIVKEEVAYMERVVVRGVAVDKDQAKVVVSNILDKPGSAARVFRALSDASVLVDMIVQNIGRQGVANLTFTVPRTDTQKAQRALEPILASIGGGTVTILDNIAKLSVVGVGMRTHSGVAATLFQSLADAGINIELISTSEIKISVVIDQSRADDAARVAHTAFGLDKA; from the coding sequence ATGGCTCGCATTGTACAAAAGTATGGCGGCACCTCCGTCGGTGACGTCGAACGCATCAAGAAGGTCGCCGAACGCGTCAAGGCTTCGCGCGACGAAGGCAACCAACTCGTCGTCGTGGTCTCCGCCCGCGCCGGAGTCACCAATGAACTTATCGCCCGCGCCAAGGCGCTGACGCCCGTGCCAGCGGATCGCGAGCTCGACCAACTGCTCGCGGTCGGCGAGCAGGAGACGATCGCGCTGACGGCCATCGCGCTGCACGGCGTGGGCGTTGATGCCGTGAGCTACACGGGCGCGCAGGCCGGCATCTTCACGGACAAGGTGCACACCAAGGCCAAGATCCGGACCATCAACCCGCAGTCTGTCGAAAAGGATCTCAAGGCGGGACGCGTCGTCATCGTCGCCGGCTTCCAGGGCATCAACGATGACGGTCAGGTCACCACCCTGGGTCGCGGGGGTTCGGATCTGACCGCAATCGCCCTGGCGGCCGCGTTGAAGGCCGACAAGTGCGAGATCTACACCGATGTCGACGGCGTCTACACCGCCGATCCTCGGGTCGTGAAGACTGCGCGCAAGCTCGACGAGATCTCCTACGACGAGATGCTCGAGCTCGCCTCCAGCGGCAGCAAGGTCATGCAGTCGCGCAGCGTCGAGTTCGCAAAAAAATACGGCGTCGTTTTCGAAGTTCGATCCTCCTTTAACCACAACCCGGGTACCATCGTGAAAGAAGAAGTCGCTTATATGGAACGTGTCGTTGTCCGCGGCGTCGCCGTCGACAAGGACCAGGCCAAGGTCGTCGTCAGCAACATCCTGGACAAGCCGGGATCCGCTGCGCGCGTTTTCCGCGCGCTGTCGGACGCATCCGTCCTGGTCGACATGATCGTCCAGAACATCGGCCGCCAGGGAGTGGCCAATCTCACGTTCACGGTTCCGCGGACCGACACCCAGAAGGCGCAGAGGGCGCTCGAGCCCATTCTCGCTTCGATCGGGGGCGGAACGGTCACCATTCTCGACAACATCGCCAAGCTCTCCGTTGTCGGCGTGGGCATGCGAACGCACAGCGGCGTCGCCGCGACGCTGTTTCAGTCGCTGGCCGACGCGGGCATCAACATCGAGCTGATCAGCACCTCCGAGATCAAGATCTCGGTGGTCATTGATCAGTCCCGCGCCGACGACGCGGCCCGGGTCGCCCACACCGCCTTCGGACTCGACAAGGCGTAA
- a CDS encoding homoserine dehydrogenase, translated as MSSRTIRIGICGLGTVGQGVWKHLSANRSALEARLGVRLELAKASVRDLKKSRSVNVPSGRLVTDPMEIATDPTIDIVCELIGGTTLARQITLAALKLGKVVVSANKALLCEHGAAIFAAARKGGGHFFFEASVAGGIPIIKAIREGLVANRFSLICGILNGTCNYILTRMATEGAGYPEILADAKRLGYAEADESLDVEGWDTAHKASILAYLAHGTWVKTPQMIVEGITHITQADLKHAATLGYGIKLLGIISRDFENNELFVRVHPTLVPRERVLANVNGVFNGIAVVGDVVGTTTYIGRGAGQDATASSVISDIADAVSLLNTGRKPGHQEVRTAASELDRPAHPPVKISPLDHIGGRYYLRTTVRDRPGVLAQIATVMAKHAVSIESVIQTTADRPGAASLILTTHESNEKAMRSTLAAIARLKSVLEKPLLLRIGDFSE; from the coding sequence ATGTCATCCCGTACTATTCGCATAGGCATCTGCGGACTGGGCACCGTCGGCCAGGGTGTCTGGAAGCACCTCTCGGCAAACCGCTCCGCGCTAGAGGCGCGACTCGGGGTCCGCCTTGAGCTTGCCAAGGCCTCCGTGCGCGATCTGAAAAAGTCGCGCAGCGTCAACGTACCATCAGGGAGGCTCGTGACGGATCCGATGGAAATCGCGACGGATCCGACGATCGACATTGTCTGCGAACTCATCGGCGGCACCACCCTGGCCCGCCAGATCACCCTTGCCGCGCTGAAACTCGGCAAGGTCGTGGTTTCAGCCAACAAGGCGCTTCTCTGCGAACACGGCGCGGCGATTTTTGCGGCAGCCAGAAAGGGTGGCGGGCATTTCTTCTTTGAGGCGTCGGTCGCAGGCGGCATTCCCATCATCAAGGCCATCCGGGAGGGCCTCGTCGCCAACCGCTTCTCTCTGATCTGCGGAATCCTCAACGGCACCTGCAACTACATCCTCACCCGCATGGCCACCGAGGGGGCCGGCTACCCCGAGATCCTTGCGGATGCGAAGCGCCTGGGCTACGCGGAGGCCGATGAGTCCCTCGACGTCGAGGGCTGGGACACCGCGCACAAGGCATCCATCCTCGCGTATCTCGCCCACGGCACCTGGGTGAAGACGCCCCAGATGATCGTCGAAGGCATCACGCACATCACCCAGGCGGACCTGAAGCACGCCGCCACCCTTGGCTACGGCATCAAGCTCCTCGGCATCATCAGCCGCGACTTTGAGAACAACGAGTTGTTCGTCCGCGTGCACCCCACCCTTGTTCCGCGCGAGCGCGTGCTGGCGAATGTCAACGGCGTCTTCAATGGAATCGCCGTGGTCGGGGACGTCGTCGGCACCACCACCTACATCGGGCGCGGCGCCGGGCAGGACGCCACCGCGAGTTCCGTCATCAGTGACATTGCGGACGCGGTCTCGCTGCTGAACACCGGCCGAAAGCCGGGTCATCAGGAAGTCCGGACCGCGGCGTCCGAACTCGACCGCCCCGCTCATCCGCCGGTGAAAATCTCCCCGCTCGATCACATCGGCGGACGCTACTACCTGCGCACAACGGTGCGCGACCGCCCCGGCGTGCTCGCACAGATAGCCACCGTGATGGCAAAACATGCCGTCAGCATCGAGAGCGTCATCCAGACCACCGCTGACCGCCCGGGAGCGGCATCGCTGATCCTCACCACGCATGAGAGCAACGAGAAGGCCATGCGTTCAACGCTCGCCGCCATCGCCCGCCTGAAGAGTGTCCTGGAAAAGCCCCTGCTCCTGCGAATCGGCGATTTTTCCGAATAA
- the plsY gene encoding glycerol-3-phosphate 1-O-acyltransferase PlsY: MLLPLLIAGIVGYGLGSLAFGYWVARSHGIDIFQHGSKNPGATNVRRVLGRRAGNLVFLLDALKGAAAAGWPLAAGRALGIALFAPYALESAVAGLAGALIGHSFSFLTRMRGGKGVATSVGGFAVLFPVGLLIGAAVWAATFYTTRYVSLASMLAAITLPVAALALHEPALVLALTLAVAAFVIIRHRSNVVRLCKGTESRFSRKPSGDASR, encoded by the coding sequence ATGCTGCTGCCGCTGCTCATCGCAGGTATTGTCGGATATGGCCTGGGCTCCCTTGCCTTCGGCTACTGGGTGGCGCGGTCGCACGGAATCGACATCTTTCAGCACGGCAGCAAGAACCCCGGCGCCACCAATGTGCGCCGGGTTCTTGGCAGGAGAGCCGGAAACCTCGTCTTTCTTCTCGACGCCCTCAAGGGCGCCGCGGCGGCGGGCTGGCCGCTGGCGGCAGGGCGTGCGCTGGGGATCGCGCTGTTTGCTCCGTACGCGCTTGAGTCCGCGGTTGCGGGGCTCGCGGGCGCGCTCATCGGACACAGCTTCTCCTTCCTGACGCGCATGCGCGGCGGCAAGGGTGTCGCCACCTCCGTCGGCGGGTTCGCCGTCCTCTTTCCTGTTGGCCTCCTGATCGGCGCGGCGGTGTGGGCGGCGACCTTCTACACCACGCGCTACGTCTCCCTGGCATCCATGCTCGCGGCCATCACGCTTCCCGTGGCCGCCCTTGCGCTGCACGAGCCCGCTCTTGTGCTCGCCCTGACGCTCGCCGTCGCAGCCTTTGTCATCATCCGGCACCGCTCGAACGTCGTGCGACTCTGCAAGGGCACTGAATCGAGGTTTTCGCGCAAGCCTTCCGGCGACGCCAGCCGCTGA